From the Thermoanaerobaculia bacterium genome, one window contains:
- a CDS encoding tetratricopeptide repeat protein, protein MLLLAFLALLAITGETAPSPSGSPSETSAAPTAGPMTEVLADVQARRWGAAEPALRAALVRAPQAPVLHFLLGETLAGLGRRAEAVTELEQAVALRPDRPRFWHSLARVEADSGHCERALVALDRALALAAEPVYQYDSATCLVTLGRLQPAAARLDRALAGAPRHFAALLLRATVARDLGDPQGARSFADRALALAPFSPAAHTARGMALLDLERPASAIDDFRAALTEAPARFEAGYGLTQALRALDRRDEAAAELARIQEFSRQRERAEELTAALQLAPEATAQRVELARLLLASGEASAALRQLEVAVARASTDAALQELLARAKERKARWEP, encoded by the coding sequence TTGCTCCTACTCGCGTTTCTCGCGCTCCTCGCGATCACGGGTGAAACCGCGCCGTCGCCCTCCGGCTCGCCCTCGGAGACCTCCGCGGCTCCGACGGCCGGTCCGATGACCGAGGTGCTCGCCGACGTCCAGGCCAGGCGCTGGGGCGCGGCCGAACCGGCGCTGCGCGCGGCGCTGGTTCGGGCGCCGCAGGCTCCCGTTCTGCACTTCCTGCTCGGCGAGACCCTGGCAGGGCTCGGGCGGCGCGCCGAGGCGGTGACCGAGCTCGAGCAGGCGGTCGCGTTGCGCCCGGACCGGCCGCGCTTCTGGCACTCCCTGGCGCGCGTCGAAGCCGATTCAGGCCACTGCGAGCGCGCCCTCGTCGCACTCGACCGAGCGCTCGCGCTCGCCGCCGAGCCGGTCTACCAGTACGACTCCGCCACCTGTCTCGTCACTCTGGGCAGACTCCAACCGGCGGCGGCTCGCCTCGATCGCGCTCTCGCGGGGGCGCCGCGCCACTTTGCGGCGCTTCTCCTGCGCGCCACGGTCGCGCGCGATCTCGGCGATCCGCAGGGGGCAAGGAGCTTCGCCGACCGGGCCCTCGCGCTGGCGCCCTTCTCCCCTGCCGCGCACACCGCCCGGGGCATGGCCCTCCTCGATCTCGAGCGGCCGGCCTCGGCAATCGACGACTTCCGCGCCGCGCTCACCGAGGCGCCGGCACGATTCGAGGCCGGCTATGGACTGACGCAAGCGCTCCGCGCCCTCGACCGCAGGGACGAGGCCGCGGCGGAGCTCGCGCGGATCCAGGAGTTCTCGCGCCAGCGCGAGCGCGCCGAAGAGCTGACCGCAGCGCTCCAGCTCGCACCCGAAGCGACCGCGCAGCGCGTCGAGCTCGCGCGGCTCCTCCTCGCGTCGGGAGAGGCCTCCGCGGCGCTGCGCCAGCTCGAGGTCGCGGTGGCACGCGCGAGCACGGATGCGGCGCTACAGGAACTTCTGGCTCGAGCGAAGGAGAGGAAAGCGCGATGGGAACCTTGA